In Danaus plexippus chromosome 28, MEX_DaPlex, whole genome shotgun sequence, a genomic segment contains:
- the LOC116776137 gene encoding uncharacterized protein LOC116776137, whose translation MFKDDDDKDEGAAFGITRYQCMPSLVALQQMRNRLHLAFLGKKLMKWTALATGREMRRLAQELYDVYEGFGEELRNAFILLARCRYFSPPLNSIVLEDIGQKAGVLVHQATKTVSAVKIVQFDIFETEYPPYPHLGLEKGGQTIYETKKAWLDLLKRLIMMMQLRASFLMVELAHKNANKKMNVLGKVVIPRTNVTMDYINNELEEYAREEFFRLKKVLEIKRKMYGDKDGKKEKPKDPGDLSLCPGCVKDDEDSKEDKIKELQIKTPEEDMSAYGGLMQESQLNELIKQISEVVDTTKDMDKKGLVSASVEDFIKTAEELKAKLAQKSELDEKEDVKNVEDELEKVAKELEDLDENPSIDPQMEDDMEYGKLCDSCKNKCIMKDRGKDKDIQSVLFDDEDSIKSTAPRTATNTTPGSGLSEETVQLKQSSQEEFLDDSDSDLGAFEKEVKEITTITRTRNEDGSVSVQKKIVKIERQFRPVRNQGSQGPSRFDSGNPSRNASNQPSTTSSRKSNPYSGSKTVGSIKVPIPSYKSIFIPNKNIRKAKSETFNHYTPMSDPIERQCLSSGTLLSADLDFNINPMRSNNSVFGENRSNYQNGFYNQSHLTKVNSYQQKNVTYESLSDPDNNKTLSSSDEDLFRDSGNSNSISDATVNPKCNQKLGVSVSFSITSSFSSALSCCSVILHESYKNKKKEQKQTLGNRKKSSTGLTLIQTNVDTFVAGWLSAAPTKPEPNIKSRFYIRRKWNVLGKVVVPRIKLTSAYINSELEEIEREDNFRLKRFKELKIKKKKEVEGPAEKPGPKESITNKNEDSSLTSYKSVRSDKFPVCDQSSVCVCKPASVGGDELVSLKNIDFIDQRDFSLDSVRANKNKNENKTDSILKLFQNESRNSKITTIRELKDFKEEVYDDAGTIPCSCQSKYRKSSITTGEEVCCRRVSESQSELWRQASGAIPCVCKTKAIEFIDQREKGNDGSVNEPLFLEPDTKSACCKSKTPSIEFIDQRDARFESFSNSTNGGSQNDNRTTNYFIYCTISIVKGGRKYMQQAKPSCCHKSQQIEFIDQRETNSETKFVPDSKADCCNKSRQIEFIDQREVNNDMKFVPDAKVDYCKSQHIEFIDQREIDNEMKSVPDSKEIEFIDQREIDIGMMVDPESEVNSYKTQKIDFIDQREIDNEMTFIPDSILNDGKTQKIEFIDQRDHRLNDNIKYIFDSCKSQKIDFIDQRMRNNVTNVIDDLKTSCCKSSSPTIEFVDQRDPGRVVNLNTNSPCCGETDKERGRREQTKHKVDSKTSCCKSISQSIEFVDQREIEKNGNSTNSEMNSKEEMKYKPDSDTSCCKSKSHSREYIDRENKRNEGNLNQNNVCCKEESELNTRDVNLKDKIKFKSNSKTACCKSKSLDFIDERKLLKKDSSDFKNRDTGNYVSLLKNNRDICSSCKSSSSQYAENSSDVTQSLDINTDFSGSVFQNPESNIESCTQSICSHCSLANKNLTSDDALKSLSSDKNCTNICEKQLQDKKGSSKHICKGRKAKSENNDIGFKQTVKEINEMKITCKDGSFKAEKRIKTITNEKNNVPCGKCHSESLVYKKPRNASLQKSIKSLKSINLSKFKIFTSCFVSKGKSKTSCSGVSQCSEVDKNCSGVLNKSNPSTSECSVASVNYSNSDKTTTCYTCTGTQTNDQAKKVQTCSSLSGGRPSKVSSKSSINIRIIAKSGTVTPKEGTNDIEVTPSDFSILKRILIRASKSSACITKSKKSKSSSKGSCSSSLSAKSSSSTKRDLSSCPNDKCTRKKPKKHNCQLENKEPSMKSSKTTMTSKCTCCSGWKTKSSTSIEREPPPCHQEMRKGSQDQTKKFNYFNRKVKSETVQFGPSCCSVRSSVKNVSTESVADSCSKLISRIVKKHSCVSNTKTKSSPATKLDSKLCTCNDKKSADAKECICSKSKSTPQKTCTCSKTKEKDKCSCNVREKNKSKCTCSTPKQCTCKRLPPKRCPSDCDRISNRPTEYLDKLETKYFSKNCCKSATPSDVLSSGSNDSKTNNAATQKSSKHSCDSVCSQDKFVVEVPSQCSFCGMKEASTMTRRSDRYDVRPLRLLSRRKPYFCCQSDTGLLSRAKALKIKITRCRSADDRRRYCY comes from the exons ACTGAATATCCCCCTTATCCACATTTGGGATTGGAGAAAGGGGGACAGACCATATACGAGACGAAGAAAGCCTGGCTGGATCTGCTCAAGCGGCTTATTATGATGATGCAGCTCAGAGCCAGTTTCCTCATGGTGGAGCTAGCCCATAAAAATGCCAATAA GAAAATGAACGTTTTGGGAAAAGTTGTCATACCGAGAACAAATGTAACAatggattatataaataacgagCTGGAGGAATATGCGAGAGAGGAgttttttagattaaaaaaggttttggaaattaaaaggaaaatgtATGGAGATAAGGATGGGAAGAAAGAAAAGCCGAAGGACCCTGGGGATCTATCATTGTGTCCAGGTTGTGTTAAGGACGATGAAGATTCAAAAGAAGATAAGATCAAGGAACTACAGATTAAAACTCCCGAAGAGGATATGTCGGCCTATGGCGGGTTGATGCAAGAGAGCCAACTGAATGaactaataaaacaaataagcgAGGTCGTGGATACCACTAAGGATATGGATAAAAAGGGTCTGGTCTCAGCCAGTGTTGAGGATTTTATAAAGACCGCAGAGGAGTTGAAAGCGAAGTTGGCACAAAAATCGGAATTAGACGAAAAAGAAGATGTGAAAAATGTAGAAGATGAGCTGGAGAAGGTAGCAAAGGAACTAGAAGACTTGGATGAAAACCCTAGCATAGACCCGCAGATGGAAGACGATATGGAGTATGGTAAATTATGCGACTCgtgtaaaaacaaatgtattatgAAAGATAGAGGTAAAGATAAAGATATCCAATCCGTCTTGTTTGACGATGaagattcaataaaatctaCGGCACCAAGGACCGCGACGAACACTACGCCAGGGTCAGGACTATCTGAAGAGACTGTACAACTAAAGCAATCAAGCCAAGAGGAATTTCTTGATGATTCTGATTCCGATTTGGGGGCTTTTGAGAAGGAAGTAAAAGAAATCACCACAATCACAAGAACAAGAAACGAAGATGGATCGGTTAGTGtgcaaaagaaaattgtaaaaattgaAAGACAATTTAGACCCGTTCGAAACCAAGGCTCTCAAGGTCCTAGCCGATTCGATTCTGGCAATCCATCGAGGAACGCATCCAATCAGCCATCGACTACTTCATCCCGGAAATCAAATCCATATTCGGGTTCAAAAACTGTTGGTTCTATAAAAGTTCCAATACCTtcttataaatctatatttataccaaataaaaatataaggaagGCTAAGTCGGAAACATTTAATCATTACACCCCGATGTCTGATCCCATAGAAAGACAATGTTTGTCATCAGGAACATTGCTCTCAGCAGATTtagatttcaatattaacCCAATGAGAAGTAATAATTCTGTATTCGGAGAAAATAGATCGAATTATCAAAATGGATTTTACAATCAAAGTCACCTAACAAAAGTTAATAGCTACCAACAGAAGAATGTTACATACGAAAGTTTATCGGATCCTGACAACAATAAAACGCTGTCGTCATCTGACGAGGATTTGTTTAGAGATAGCGGCAATAGTAATTCAATTTCCGATGCCACAGTTAATCCGAAATGTAATCAGAAACTAGGTGTGAGCGTGTCTTTTAGCATAACATCATCTTTTTCCTCCGCATTATCTTGTTGTTCAGTTATATTACATGAAagctacaaaaataaaaagaaggaacag AAACAAACTCTAGGCAATAGGAAAAAGAGTTCTACAGGTCTCACATTAATACAGACGAATGTCGATACGTTTGTAGctg GGTGGTTATCAGCAGCTCCGACAAAACCTGAACCAAATATTAAGTCAAGATTTTATATCCGCAGGAAATGGAATGTCCTGGGGAAAGTGGTTGTACCAAGAATCAAATTAACAAGTGCTTATATAAATTCAGAGCTAGAGGAAATTGAAAGGGAGGACAACTTTAGATTGAAAAGATTCAAAGAGTTAaagattaagaaaaaaaaggaaGTTGAGGGACCAGCAGAAAAACCGGGACCGAAAGAATCAATAACGAATAAAAATGAGGATTCCTCTTTGACCTCTTATAAATCAGTAAGATCGGACAAATTTCCTGTGTGTGATCAAAGTTCTGTCTGCGTTTGTAAACCTGCTTCAGTTGGAGGCGATGAACTGGTGTCGTTGAAGAATATCGACTTTATAGACCAAAGAGACTTCAGCTTAGACTCTGTCAGAGCGAACAAAAAcaagaatgaaaataaaactgacagtatattaaaattattccaaaaCGAGAGtagaaattcaaaaataacaacaatcaGGGaacttaaagattttaaagagGAAGTTTATGATGATGCAGGCACAATACCTTGTTCGTGTCAATCTAAATATAGAAAGAGTAGTATAACTACGGGTGAAGAAGTATGCTGTAGAAGAGTAAGTGAATCACAAAGCGAATTGTGGAGGCAAGCGTCGGGAGCGATCCCATGTGTTTGTAAAACTAAAGCAATAGAATTTATAGACCAAAGGGAAAAAGGAAATGATGGCAGCGTAAATGAACCGTTATTTTTAGAGCCAGACACCAAAAGTGCTTGTTGTAAGTCAAAAACACCGTCAATTGAATTTATAGATCAAAGAGATGCCCGTTTTGAAAGCTTTTCGAATTCAACAAACGGAGGCTCTCAAAATGACAACAGaacaacaaattatttcatttactgCACCATATCCATTGTAAAAGGAGGACGAAAATATATGCAACAAGCAAAACCAAGTTGTTGTCATAAATCACAACAAATTGAATTCATAGACCAAAGAGAGACAAACAGTGAAACTAAATTTGTACCCGACTCAAAAGCTGattgttgtaataaatcaCGACAGATTGAATTTATAGACCAAAGAGAGGtaaataatgatatgaagTTTGTTCCCGACGCGAAAGTGGATTATTGTAAATCACAACACATAGAGTTCATTGATCAAAGAGAGATAGATAATGAAATGAAGTCTGTTCCTGACTCGaaagaaattgaatttattgacCAAAGAGAGATAGATATTGGAATGATGGTTGATCCTGAGTCAGAAGTGAATTCTTATAAAACGcaaaaaattgatttcataGACCAAAGAGAGATAGATAACGAAATGACATTTATTCCCGACTCAATACTAAATGATggtaaaacacaaaaaattgaattcataGACCAAAGAGACCATAGactaaatgataatataaaatatatttttgactcttgtaaatcacaaaaaattgattttatagacCAAAGAATGAGAAATAATGTAACCAATGTTATAGATGACTTGAAAACCTCCTGTTGCAAATCTAGCTCGCCGACAATTGAATTCGTAGATCAGAGGGATCCAGGAAGAGTAGTCAATTTGAATACAAATAGCCCATGCTGCGGTGAAACAGACAAGGAAAGGGGTCGTAgagaacaaacaaaacataagGTAGACTCAAAAACTTCCTGCTGTAAATCAATATCACAATCAATTGAATTTGTAGATCAAAgggaaatagaaaaaaatggtAATTCAACAAACAGTGAAATGAATTCAAAAgaggaaatgaaatataagcCAGATTCAGATACTTCCTGTTGCAAATCTAAATCGCATTCAAGAGAATACATAGAcagagaaaataaaagaaacgaaggtaatttaaaccaaaataatgtatgttgTAAAGAAGAAAGTGAACTTAATACGAGGGATgtgaatttaaaagataaaattaaatttaagtccaATTCAAAAACGGCCTGTTGCAAATCTAAGTCGTTAGATTTCATAGATgaaaggaaattattaaaaaaagattccaGCGATTTTAAAAATCGTGATACAGGAAATTATGTGTccttgttaaaaaataacagagaTATTTGTTCGTCTTGTAAATCAAGTAGTTCGCAGTACGCTGAAAATAGTTCAGATGTAACACAGTCTTTAGACATTAATACAGATTTTAGTGGTTCCGTTTTCCAAAATCCAGAATCAAATATAGAGAGTTGTACTCAAAGTATTTGCAGCCACTGTTCACtcgcaaataaaaacttaacaagCGATGACGCACTTAAGTCTCTGTCTTCTGATAAAAATTGTACTAACATATGTGAAAAACAATTACAGGATAAAAAAGGCAGttcaaaacatatttgtaaGGGACGTAAGGCAAAAAGTGAAAATAACGATATCGGCTTTAAACAAActgtaaaagaaataaacgaAATGAAGATAACCTGCAAGGACGGCAGCTTCAAAGCTGAGAAGCGAATTAAGACAATAACAAATGAGAAAAACAACGTACCATGCGGTAAATGTCATTCAGAAAGTCTGGTTTACAAAAAACCAAGGAATGCGTCATTacagaaatcaataaaatcacttaaatcaataaatctaagtaaatttaaaatatttacatcctGTTTTGTTTCCAAAGGAAAATCTAAAACGTCTTGTAGTGGAGTTTCTCAATGTTCAGAGGTAGATAAAAATTGTTCaggagttttaaataaaagtaatccaTCGACATCTGAATGCTCTGTTGCTTCCGTCAATTATAGTAATAGTGATAAAACGACCACTTGTTATACGTGTACAGGAACCCAAACAAACGATCAGGCAAAAAAGGTTCAGACATGTTCAAGTTTAAGTGGTGGGAGACCATCAAAAGTGAGTTCCAAATCTAGTATCAATATTAGAATAATCGCTAAGAGTGGCACCGTTACACCAAAGGAGGGCACAAATGACATTGAGGTCACACCCAGTGACTTTAGCATACTCAAGAGAATACTTATACGGGCTAGCAAGTCTTCAGCGTGTATTACGAAATCAAAAAAGTCGAAATCTAGTTCTAAGGGCAGTTGCAGTTCTAGTTTAAGTGCGAAATCGTCAAGTTCCACAAAAAGGGACCTATCTTCTTGCCCTAATGACAAGTGTACACGAAAAAAACCAAAGAAACACAATTGCCAACTCGAGAATAAAGAACCTTCTATGAAGAGTAGTAAGACGACAATGACCTCAAAATGCACTTGTTGTTCTGGGTGGAAAACTAAATCTTCCACTTCGATAGAAAGAGAACCCCCTCCCTGCCACCAAGAAATGCGTAAAGGTAGCCAagatcaaacaaaaaaattcaactattttaatagaaaagtgAAAAGCGAAACAGTTCAATTTGGGCCGTCATGTTGTAGTGTCCGGAGTTCTGTGAAAAACGTGTCCACTGAATCCGTTGCCGATTCATGTAGTAAGCTAATTTCTAGAATcgtaaaaaaacattcatgCGTATCAAATACCAAAACAAAATCGTCGCCCGCAACTAAACTTGATAGTAAACTCTGCACTTGTAATGACAAAAAGAGCGCTGATGCAAAGGAATGTATATGCAGTAAATCGAAAAGCACGCCACAGAAGACGTGTACGTGTAGTAAAACAAAGGAAAAAGATAAATGCTCATGTAATGTTAGGGAGaagaataaaagtaaatgtaCTTGTTCAACACCGAAGCAGTGCACTTGTAAAAGGTTACCACCGAAACGATGTCCAAGTGACTGTGACAGAATTTCAAACAGGCCAACAGAGTACTTGGACAAGCTTGAAACAAAATACTTCAGCAAGAACTGCTGCAAATCAGCAACCCCGAGTGACGTGCTATCATCTGGTAGCAACGATTCGAAAACAAATAATGCAGCCACACAAAAAAGTTCAAAGCATTCCTGCGACTCAGTCTGCTCCCAGGATAAATTTGTCGTTGAAGTTCCTTCTCAATGCTCGTTCTGTGGAATGAAAGAGGCTTCGACTATGACCAGAAGATCTGATAGGTATGATGTTAGGCCATTGAGATTACTTTCAAGAAGGAAGCCGTACTTTTGCTGTCAATCTGATACGGGGTTACTATCGCGCGCTAAGGccttaaagattaaaattacaagATGTCGTTCCGCGGACGATAGGAGACGATATTGCTATTGA